The Halonatronomonas betaini genome includes a region encoding these proteins:
- a CDS encoding class I SAM-dependent methyltransferase: MSCRLCGSQEVQRIEPDEYLYCSNCGFIMIELKELPEPVEEIERYDEHDNSFSSPGYVKMFHDFIEWGLRDILAGVDTALDFGAGPGPVLAELLREHGIDVSLYDPFYYHYPERLNKKYDLITSTEVFEHLHDPAKEIEILVDALKPEAYLAVMTHFHPGPEKFAGWWYKYDETHVGFYNRKTMEWIAKNYKMEIIKIDDFKQVLFQKKR; the protein is encoded by the coding sequence ATGAGCTGTAGATTATGTGGAAGTCAAGAAGTTCAGCGGATAGAACCAGATGAATATTTATATTGCTCAAATTGTGGGTTTATTATGATTGAATTAAAAGAACTGCCTGAGCCAGTGGAAGAGATTGAGCGTTATGATGAGCATGATAATAGCTTTAGCAGTCCAGGTTATGTGAAGATGTTCCATGATTTTATTGAATGGGGCCTCCGGGATATTTTAGCCGGAGTGGATACTGCCCTGGATTTTGGAGCAGGGCCAGGACCGGTTCTGGCAGAACTTTTAAGGGAACATGGCATTGATGTAAGCTTATATGACCCCTTTTATTATCATTATCCAGAAAGACTTAACAAAAAATATGATCTGATAACTTCGACTGAAGTTTTTGAGCATTTACATGATCCTGCTAAAGAGATAGAAATTTTAGTTGATGCTTTAAAGCCAGAAGCATATCTGGCAGTTATGACTCATTTTCATCCTGGGCCTGAAAAATTTGCCGGTTGGTGGTATAAATATGATGAAACACATGTTGGTTTTTATAACAGGAAAACTATGGAGTGGATTGCCAAAAATTATAAAATGGAGATAATTAAAATAGATGACTTCAAACAGGTGCTTTTTCAGAAAAAACGGTAA
- a CDS encoding HesA/MoeB/ThiF family protein: MVSSRYLAQELFEGLGREGQKKLGAGRALLVGCGALGSVNAEILARAGIGFMRIADSDQVELANLHRQFLFTEEDADVFQLKVHAAKEYLAKINSEVEIEIYDSRFNLKNGEELAEDVDLIIDCSDNPEARNHIDQIARKLEIPWIYGGVVAAIGMVKFVAADKGESIGSWFDFDSGSELFSPCQDGILNTTPMMVATLQSTEAIKFLSGNRDLIRKDIIYFDLWKQEFDRIEVAD, translated from the coding sequence ATGGTAAGCAGTCGTTATCTTGCTCAGGAACTTTTCGAAGGCTTAGGCCGAGAAGGACAGAAAAAATTAGGGGCAGGCCGGGCTCTTCTTGTTGGTTGTGGAGCTTTAGGTTCTGTTAATGCTGAAATTCTAGCCAGAGCAGGAATAGGTTTTATGAGAATTGCTGATAGTGATCAGGTTGAACTGGCAAATCTTCATCGACAGTTTCTCTTTACAGAAGAAGATGCTGATGTTTTTCAACTTAAAGTACATGCTGCCAAAGAATATCTGGCAAAAATTAATAGTGAGGTAGAGATAGAAATATATGATAGCCGGTTCAATTTAAAAAATGGAGAAGAGCTGGCTGAGGATGTTGATTTAATAATTGACTGTAGTGACAATCCTGAAGCAAGGAATCATATTGATCAAATTGCCAGAAAACTTGAAATACCCTGGATTTATGGAGGAGTCGTTGCTGCTATTGGTATGGTTAAGTTTGTTGCCGCTGATAAAGGCGAGTCGATTGGTAGCTGGTTTGATTTTGACTCTGGCTCAGAACTCTTTTCTCCCTGCCAGGATGGAATATTAAATACAACCCCGATGATGGTTGCCACTCTGCAAAGTACAGAAGCAATTAAGTTTTTAAGTGGCAACCGGGATTTAATTAGAAAAGATATAATTTACTTTGATCTCTGGAAACAGGAATTTGATAGAATAGAGGTAGCAGATTAA
- a CDS encoding sensor domain-containing diguanylate cyclase/phosphohydrolase, with the protein MPDNISKELLYKTLHENELNGFAVHKLIYGKNDKVIDYLYLDINKAYEKITGLDASQVINHKVTEVFPEATREDTLIDTYAKVVRDNQSTSFTWHFEPLDSWYKISAHPVEDNKFITIFFDITEQKKVEEDLRSTKQLLEQTQEITGIGGWEYDVINDEIYWTDALFDLHGFERDRETGYIERSLKCYPPKARKKVDKAFKKAINGKPYDLEVPFINADGERMWVRTVGKPVIENGEVVKVIGNLIDISEQKKREQKLKYISYHDNLTGLYNRQYLEEEIKRKDTERQLPISIIMADINGLKMINDSYGHESGDRLLKKATNILQSSVRQEDLVVRWAGDEFIIFLTQTDEDEACKIYNRIKSNCNESANDKIPVSLGIGMAVKRDPGQDIYDVLNKADERMYKNKLSEGRSAKNRLVKNLLNSLEAKTAETKEHSQRMVKLATEFGNKLELQDKDIKELSLVASLHDIGMINIPEEIINKPDDLNKEEWEDIKEHPEIGSRIASATKEFAHIAEYIKSHHEWWDGSGYPEGQKEKSIPLLSRMISIIDAYDVMITGRPYQKAISKKEAIAELKANAGSQFDPELVSQFIELIINNPE; encoded by the coding sequence ATGCCAGATAATATTAGCAAAGAACTCCTTTATAAAACATTACATGAGAATGAATTAAATGGATTTGCTGTCCATAAACTAATTTACGGAAAAAATGATAAAGTCATAGACTATCTATATCTTGATATAAACAAAGCTTATGAGAAAATTACTGGCCTGGATGCCAGCCAGGTCATTAATCATAAAGTTACAGAAGTTTTTCCAGAGGCGACTAGAGAAGATACATTAATCGATACCTATGCAAAAGTTGTCAGAGATAATCAAAGCACAAGCTTTACCTGGCATTTCGAGCCCCTGGACAGCTGGTATAAGATCTCAGCCCATCCAGTCGAAGATAATAAGTTTATCACCATCTTCTTTGACATTACTGAGCAGAAAAAAGTAGAAGAAGATTTAAGATCAACCAAACAGCTTCTAGAACAGACCCAGGAGATAACAGGAATTGGCGGCTGGGAATATGATGTAATCAATGATGAAATTTACTGGACAGATGCTCTATTTGACCTTCATGGTTTTGAAAGAGATAGAGAAACCGGTTATATTGAGCGGAGTTTAAAATGCTATCCCCCTAAAGCCAGAAAAAAGGTTGATAAAGCTTTCAAAAAAGCTATAAATGGTAAACCCTATGATTTAGAAGTTCCCTTTATCAATGCCGATGGTGAAAGGATGTGGGTCCGAACAGTTGGCAAGCCAGTTATTGAAAATGGCGAAGTTGTAAAGGTTATTGGCAATCTGATTGATATCTCAGAGCAGAAAAAAAGAGAGCAGAAACTTAAATATATCTCCTATCATGACAATTTAACAGGTTTATATAATCGCCAGTATTTAGAAGAAGAGATAAAAAGAAAAGATACCGAGCGTCAGTTGCCAATTTCAATTATTATGGCTGATATTAATGGGCTTAAAATGATTAATGATTCCTATGGCCATGAATCAGGTGACCGACTACTTAAAAAAGCCACCAATATCCTGCAGAGTTCCGTCCGCCAGGAAGATCTGGTTGTCCGCTGGGCAGGGGATGAGTTTATTATCTTCTTAACCCAGACCGATGAAGATGAAGCCTGTAAGATCTATAATAGAATTAAATCTAACTGCAATGAATCAGCTAATGATAAGATTCCTGTCTCTCTAGGGATAGGAATGGCTGTTAAAAGAGACCCTGGCCAGGATATCTATGATGTTTTAAATAAAGCAGATGAAAGAATGTATAAGAATAAATTATCTGAAGGCCGGAGTGCAAAAAATCGGCTGGTCAAAAATCTTCTTAATAGCCTGGAGGCTAAGACAGCTGAAACTAAGGAACATAGCCAGCGAATGGTTAAATTAGCAACAGAATTTGGTAATAAACTAGAGCTTCAGGATAAAGATATCAAAGAGTTAAGCCTTGTCGCTTCACTCCATGATATTGGAATGATTAATATACCTGAAGAAATAATCAATAAACCTGATGATCTCAATAAAGAGGAATGGGAAGATATCAAAGAACATCCTGAGATAGGCTCCAGGATTGCTTCAGCCACTAAAGAATTTGCCCATATTGCTGAATATATAAAATCCCACCATGAATGGTGGGATGGTTCAGGCTACCCTGAAGGCCAGAAGGAAAAAAGTATCCCTCTCCTTTCCAGGATGATTTCAATTATTGATGCTTACGATGTTATGATAACTGGCCGGCCATATCAGAAAGCTATCTCTAAAAAAGAAGCCATCGCTGAATTAAAAGCCAATGCCGGCAGTCAATTTGATCCAGAACTTGTCAGTCAATTTATTGAATTAATCATTAATAATCCAGAATAA
- a CDS encoding PHP domain-containing protein: MLNFKADLHIHSIASGHAYSSITELARAAADKKYELIAITDHGPEMPGSCHSYHFGNLKALPAEIHGVKIISGVEANIGPDGSLDLGSRFRNRLDFITAGIHDDALYVGEYQEDCTRAIISAIESGEVDMITHPVSNFNPVNIEEVAAAASRHQVILEINASSYSEGRSIERGNLEKDIELCRLAIADPNLLLALNSDAHYHDCIGYLEPAIEIINKSGISPDRFINYSADKFIDYLKGE; this comes from the coding sequence ATGTTAAATTTTAAAGCAGACCTGCATATACATAGTATTGCCAGTGGCCACGCCTATTCTTCTATTACTGAATTAGCCCGGGCTGCTGCAGACAAAAAATATGAGCTAATAGCAATTACTGACCATGGACCAGAAATGCCAGGCAGCTGCCATAGCTATCATTTTGGAAATTTAAAAGCCCTGCCAGCAGAAATTCATGGTGTTAAAATCATTTCTGGAGTTGAAGCAAATATTGGCCCTGATGGCAGCCTGGATCTTGGCAGTAGATTCAGAAATCGACTTGACTTTATTACCGCTGGAATCCACGATGATGCCCTTTATGTCGGGGAATATCAGGAAGACTGCACCAGAGCTATCATCTCTGCAATTGAATCCGGGGAAGTTGATATGATAACCCATCCAGTCAGCAACTTTAACCCTGTTAATATTGAAGAAGTTGCAGCAGCAGCCAGCAGGCATCAGGTAATTTTAGAGATCAATGCCAGCTCATATTCAGAGGGCAGGAGTATTGAAAGAGGCAATCTTGAAAAGGATATTGAGCTTTGCAGACTGGCTATTGCTGATCCCAATCTGCTTTTAGCTCTAAATAGTGATGCCCATTATCATGATTGTATTGGCTATCTTGAACCTGCCATTGAAATTATTAATAAATCAGGCATCTCGCCTGATAGATTTATAAATTATTCAGCAGATAAATTTATTGATTATCTGAAAGGAGAATAA
- a CDS encoding amino acid permease, whose amino-acid sequence MALQRDERLGRNLGFFPTFAIGTGTMIGAGIFVLPGIAAASAGPAAIFSFLLGGIISMATALSMSELATGMPRAGGDYYFISRTMGAAFGSVVGLGAWMALVFKGSFALVGLAEYLHILVPIPILLTAVGAGLLLLFINFRGAESSGSLQNGIVVGLFIILTIFIGRGMIVLDTENLSPFMPYGTASIFATTGLIFVSYLGISQLSAISEEVKNPSKNLPRAFIASVAAVTLLYVGVMLVINGLFPLEEVVEFDTPLVAAAQFMAGGTGRLLIILAGFFATVSTANAAIMSSSRFPFAMGRDNLLPEWIIDVHDEYETPYRAIVITGLAMILLLLLFEVEELAKMASTFNVMIFMFLNISVIVLRKKNQEWFKPTFKSPLFPLPQLIGIGGGLMLIPQFDALSLVFAGAVILVGLVWYKIYGAGKATPEYTILDILEDRPVPSIADARKKKVLVPVSDPETEKDLLRFADTMSDETVGLNVIKVPDQMGLRDARDAELSELDQDYQDRDEIFCEHAATVEHSERCLTVYDHSVSAAILEQTELENPDMIIMGWQREDRLRSVIGGITRQVLREAKTNIGVLKGHYPEELNKITVAYDGRENSVYGLYLARRLAEKTGAEIDILHVVSPDTPEVEINRIRQELDKVVNKPGEVSSEIDLEKLEGKVSYRIEKRFSVTDTVIENAEKADLTIVGDSIRRFKFSILGGRSNRIATHAKGDLLIVKRYKPFSRQTILASFKKMLRKKEKLKS is encoded by the coding sequence ATGGCTTTACAGAGAGATGAACGTCTGGGAAGAAACTTAGGATTTTTTCCGACATTTGCAATAGGTACAGGAACGATGATTGGGGCAGGTATTTTTGTTCTGCCAGGAATAGCTGCAGCTTCTGCCGGGCCGGCAGCAATCTTTTCATTTTTACTCGGTGGAATAATTTCAATGGCAACTGCTCTAAGTATGTCAGAACTGGCTACAGGTATGCCAAGAGCTGGCGGAGATTATTATTTTATCAGTAGGACAATGGGAGCAGCCTTTGGTTCTGTTGTTGGATTAGGAGCCTGGATGGCCCTGGTCTTTAAAGGATCGTTTGCCCTGGTTGGTCTGGCTGAATATCTGCATATTTTAGTTCCAATCCCAATTTTGTTGACTGCTGTTGGTGCTGGACTTCTGCTTTTATTTATTAATTTTAGGGGAGCTGAAAGTAGCGGCTCTTTACAGAATGGAATTGTAGTCGGGTTATTTATAATTTTAACGATTTTCATTGGCCGGGGAATGATTGTGCTTGACACTGAGAATTTAAGTCCTTTTATGCCATATGGCACAGCTTCTATCTTTGCAACAACAGGACTGATATTTGTATCATACTTAGGGATTTCTCAGTTATCTGCTATCTCTGAGGAGGTTAAAAATCCTTCGAAAAATTTGCCTAGAGCCTTTATAGCTTCTGTGGCTGCAGTTACTCTTTTATATGTTGGAGTTATGCTGGTAATCAATGGGCTTTTTCCATTGGAGGAGGTTGTTGAATTCGATACACCTCTGGTAGCAGCAGCTCAATTTATGGCTGGAGGAACTGGTAGATTATTAATAATATTAGCTGGATTTTTCGCCACTGTTTCAACTGCTAATGCGGCAATTATGTCATCATCAAGATTCCCCTTTGCTATGGGCCGGGATAATCTTCTTCCTGAATGGATTATTGATGTCCATGATGAATATGAGACACCTTACAGAGCAATTGTAATTACCGGGCTGGCAATGATTCTTTTGCTTTTATTATTTGAAGTTGAAGAACTGGCAAAGATGGCCAGTACTTTTAATGTTATGATATTTATGTTTTTGAATATCTCCGTAATTGTATTGAGGAAGAAGAATCAGGAATGGTTTAAACCAACTTTTAAATCGCCACTATTTCCACTGCCTCAGTTGATCGGTATAGGTGGAGGTTTAATGTTGATTCCACAGTTTGATGCGCTCTCATTGGTATTTGCTGGTGCAGTTATATTAGTCGGGCTGGTCTGGTATAAAATTTATGGCGCCGGTAAAGCTACACCAGAATATACAATTTTAGATATATTAGAAGATCGACCTGTTCCATCGATTGCAGATGCCAGAAAGAAAAAAGTGCTTGTACCTGTTTCTGATCCTGAGACGGAAAAAGACCTGTTAAGATTTGCTGATACTATGAGTGACGAGACTGTAGGTCTTAATGTCATAAAAGTACCTGATCAGATGGGGCTCAGGGATGCAAGAGATGCAGAATTAAGTGAATTAGACCAGGATTATCAGGATAGAGACGAGATTTTTTGTGAGCATGCTGCTACAGTTGAGCATTCTGAGAGGTGTTTAACAGTTTATGATCATAGTGTTTCTGCAGCAATTTTAGAACAGACTGAACTGGAAAATCCTGATATGATCATTATGGGCTGGCAGAGAGAAGACCGGTTGCGCTCAGTGATTGGAGGCATTACCCGCCAGGTATTAAGAGAGGCCAAGACAAATATTGGAGTATTAAAAGGACATTATCCGGAAGAGTTAAATAAAATAACTGTTGCCTATGACGGCAGGGAAAATTCAGTTTATGGTCTCTACCTTGCCAGAAGGCTGGCAGAAAAAACCGGGGCTGAAATTGATATTCTCCATGTTGTAAGTCCTGATACTCCAGAGGTTGAAATAAATAGGATTAGACAGGAGCTGGATAAGGTTGTTAATAAGCCAGGCGAGGTTTCATCAGAGATTGACCTGGAAAAATTAGAAGGAAAAGTAAGTTATAGAATAGAAAAGAGATTTTCTGTCACTGATACAGTTATAGAAAATGCTGAAAAAGCCGATCTGACAATAGTTGGAGATTCAATTAGAAGATTTAAGTTTAGTATTCTTGGAGGCAGGTCAAATAGAATAGCAACCCATGCTAAAGGAGATCTTCTAATTGTTAAAAGATACAAGCCCTTTTCCCGGCAGACTATTCTGGCCAGTTTCAAAAAAATGCTTAGGAAAAAGGAGAAATTGAAGTCTTAA
- a CDS encoding UDP-N-acetylglucosamine 1-carboxyvinyltransferase has translation MDKFYIEGRNKLKGEIQVSGAKNAALPIISAALLAESKSTLLDIPDLRDVRNLAAILEKMGAKVDFTDNKMEIDPSSVNNHATDPELARKLRASYYLLGVMLAKKGRARTSLPGGCNIGNRPIDLHLKGFKALGAEVNIEHGHVEVEAENLRGGQIYLDYPSVGATVNIMLAASMADGKTIIENAAREPEIIDLANYLTVMGANIKGAGTDIIKIEGVDKLKGQEHRIIPDRIEAGTFIIAGAMAGEDVYVKNVLVEHIKPLLAKLTEMGVELEEDISGVRISAADELKSVDIKTLPYPGFPTDLQAQMMVMLTQADEPGVVTETVWEDRFAHIDELARMGAKIKLDGHTALVHPSELQGAEVEATDLRAGAALIIAGLAAEGLTVVNEISHVERGYENIVDKLQGIGAVIQREPVSKVTTA, from the coding sequence GTGGATAAATTTTACATAGAGGGCAGAAATAAATTAAAAGGTGAAATTCAGGTTAGCGGTGCAAAGAATGCAGCCTTACCGATAATTTCAGCTGCATTGCTTGCAGAAAGTAAAAGTACATTGCTGGATATCCCTGATTTAAGGGATGTTAGGAATCTTGCTGCTATTTTAGAGAAGATGGGGGCTAAGGTTGATTTTACTGATAATAAGATGGAGATTGATCCGTCATCAGTAAATAATCATGCAACTGACCCAGAACTGGCCAGAAAATTAAGGGCATCATATTATTTATTAGGTGTAATGCTGGCTAAAAAAGGCAGGGCCAGAACAAGCCTGCCAGGAGGTTGCAATATTGGCAATCGTCCAATTGACCTGCATCTTAAAGGCTTTAAAGCATTAGGGGCAGAAGTCAATATAGAGCATGGCCATGTTGAAGTAGAGGCTGAAAACTTAAGAGGTGGCCAGATCTATCTCGATTATCCAAGTGTCGGTGCCACTGTCAATATAATGCTGGCAGCATCTATGGCTGATGGCAAAACTATTATCGAAAATGCAGCTAGAGAGCCAGAAATTATTGACCTGGCAAACTATCTGACCGTTATGGGTGCAAATATAAAGGGTGCCGGTACAGATATTATAAAAATAGAAGGTGTTGATAAGCTTAAAGGTCAGGAACATAGAATTATTCCTGATAGAATTGAGGCTGGAACATTTATTATTGCCGGTGCGATGGCCGGTGAAGATGTATATGTAAAAAATGTTCTGGTAGAACATATCAAGCCTTTACTTGCTAAATTAACAGAAATGGGAGTTGAGCTTGAAGAAGATATTTCTGGCGTAAGAATTTCAGCAGCTGATGAATTGAAGTCTGTTGATATTAAAACATTGCCATATCCAGGCTTTCCAACTGATCTTCAGGCCCAGATGATGGTTATGCTAACCCAGGCCGATGAGCCAGGTGTTGTTACAGAGACTGTCTGGGAAGATAGATTTGCCCACATTGATGAACTTGCAAGGATGGGGGCAAAGATAAAACTGGATGGCCATACTGCTTTAGTTCATCCTTCTGAACTTCAGGGTGCAGAAGTTGAGGCGACTGATTTAAGGGCTGGTGCAGCTTTAATTATTGCCGGCCTGGCTGCTGAAGGTTTAACTGTTGTTAATGAGATTAGCCATGTTGAGCGAGGTTATGAAAATATTGTAGATAAATTACAGGGTATTGGAGCAGTAATTCAAAGAGAGCCAGTAAGCAAAGTTACAACTGCTTAA
- a CDS encoding rod shape-determining protein yields MFNFSQKIGIDLGTANVLVYQKGKGVVLQEPSVVAVNKDNNKPLAVGTEARRMLGRTPGNIVAIRPLKDGVIADFEVTEMMLKHFIEKTVSKRPIFKPEVMVCIPVGITEVERRAVEEACNQVGARKTYLIEEALAAAIGAGMPVAEPTGSMIIDIGGGTSEIAVISLGGIVVSESLRMGGDQLDGDICRFVREKYNMVIGEKTAEEIKFQIGSAMVLEDKTMDIRGRDLMSGLPRNIEISASEIEGALSESVATIIEAVRSVLEQTPPELASDIMDTGVIMTGGGSLLGNFDKLISKETEIPVFLADDPLTCVAKGTGQAIEEIDQLKDVLFNKKKAYK; encoded by the coding sequence ATGTTTAATTTTTCGCAAAAAATAGGGATTGATTTAGGAACTGCAAATGTATTGGTCTATCAAAAGGGAAAAGGTGTTGTTTTACAGGAACCATCTGTTGTTGCCGTTAATAAAGATAATAATAAACCGCTGGCTGTTGGAACAGAGGCCAGGAGGATGCTAGGAAGAACACCAGGTAATATTGTTGCTATTAGACCTCTTAAAGATGGTGTTATTGCAGATTTTGAAGTTACAGAGATGATGCTTAAGCATTTTATTGAGAAGACAGTTAGTAAAAGGCCGATATTTAAACCAGAAGTTATGGTCTGTATTCCAGTTGGCATTACTGAAGTTGAAAGAAGAGCTGTCGAAGAAGCCTGTAACCAGGTTGGCGCCAGAAAAACATATTTAATTGAAGAGGCTCTGGCTGCCGCCATTGGAGCTGGTATGCCTGTGGCTGAACCGACTGGAAGTATGATTATTGACATCGGTGGAGGAACTTCAGAGATAGCTGTTATTTCTCTCGGTGGAATCGTTGTTAGTGAATCTCTCCGCATGGGAGGAGACCAGTTAGACGGTGATATCTGCCGCTTTGTTAGAGAGAAATATAATATGGTAATCGGTGAAAAGACTGCTGAAGAAATTAAATTTCAAATTGGTTCTGCCATGGTTTTAGAGGATAAAACTATGGATATTAGAGGCCGGGATTTAATGTCAGGCCTGCCAAGAAATATTGAAATTTCAGCTTCTGAAATTGAAGGCGCATTAAGTGAAAGTGTTGCTACAATTATTGAAGCTGTAAGGAGTGTCCTTGAACAGACACCACCAGAATTAGCTTCAGATATTATGGATACAGGGGTAATTATGACCGGTGGTGGTTCTTTACTTGGTAATTTTGATAAATTAATTAGTAAGGAGACAGAAATCCCTGTATTTTTAGCTGATGATCCTTTAACCTGTGTTGCTAAAGGGACAGGCCAGGCAATAGAAGAAATTGATCAGTTAAAGGATGTATTATTTAATAAGAAGAAGGCTTATAAATAA
- a CDS encoding SpoIVB peptidase S55 domain-containing protein: MFKKRVLLPLIVLLMFFLISLPVASATMPFNDLAPGERGYGRTVFRGTEIEEFEFEIIDLMRNYEPGRNFILVKLEGEKIEETNGVASGMSGSPLYIDDKIIGAIAYGWFQGENRYVLATPIEEMLDILESGEEYEFGDMEELPELKTPIMISGLSGRSLERLESDLDSYMSADFKVIPGGDETDPEDDYYPDLQPGSSVAVQMARGDINLASIGTLTYRNESEILAFGHPFTNRGEVNFFLSQARISQIIPGEQPFKLGSPVRRPLGMIRQDRGAGIGGELDVFPEVVPFSVDVNDLDRGRESNIAVQIINDEQLLTSLVPTIALQSVDTGLDRIGSGLAKTRIEIMGNNIPGLSIERENIFYSRDDIASRSLVELQELIRLINQNSFVDVNLIDINFSVDVEDSIEVALIEKLEIQNEDEIYPGDDLDIKIALRPYRQDSFDFEFTVSLPDDMEPGPTSMSVISGDSFGYYGFGSNDFDFYEEESLSTTAAGFTSFEEQIEAFLDRPQNNDLVLEIYPGFPAAPGFEEEEEPEPDMEEPETEDENDERPGPENQETPEEVPVDEIEEDPLREVIETDYVLEGNLYLDFMIEDPDQESDEEYRDYDGYESFRNSNRATSADTDSFNPGRN; the protein is encoded by the coding sequence TTGTTCAAGAAAAGAGTTCTGCTTCCATTAATTGTCCTGCTCATGTTCTTTCTTATCTCCCTGCCGGTAGCTTCTGCTACCATGCCATTTAATGATCTGGCTCCAGGGGAAAGAGGGTATGGGCGGACAGTTTTTAGGGGCACGGAAATAGAGGAATTTGAATTTGAAATAATTGACCTTATGAGAAATTATGAACCAGGCAGAAACTTTATTTTAGTAAAACTTGAAGGTGAAAAGATTGAAGAGACTAATGGCGTTGCTTCCGGTATGAGCGGAAGCCCTCTTTATATTGATGATAAAATAATCGGGGCAATTGCTTATGGCTGGTTTCAGGGCGAGAACAGATATGTTTTAGCAACCCCTATTGAGGAAATGCTTGATATTTTAGAGTCTGGAGAAGAATATGAGTTTGGAGATATGGAAGAGCTTCCTGAACTTAAAACTCCAATTATGATCAGTGGTCTGTCAGGTAGAAGTTTAGAGCGTCTGGAGTCTGACTTAGATAGTTATATGTCTGCAGATTTTAAGGTGATACCTGGAGGAGATGAAACTGATCCAGAGGATGATTATTATCCAGATTTACAACCAGGCAGTTCTGTTGCAGTTCAGATGGCTAGAGGAGATATCAATTTAGCTTCAATCGGTACATTAACTTACCGGAATGAGTCTGAGATCCTTGCATTTGGGCACCCCTTCACCAATAGAGGTGAGGTTAATTTTTTCTTATCCCAGGCCAGAATCAGTCAGATTATTCCTGGAGAACAGCCTTTTAAATTAGGATCACCAGTTAGAAGGCCACTGGGCATGATCCGCCAGGATAGAGGAGCTGGCATTGGTGGGGAACTGGATGTTTTTCCGGAGGTAGTACCATTTAGCGTTGATGTTAATGATCTTGATAGAGGCAGAGAGAGTAATATAGCTGTCCAGATTATAAATGATGAGCAGCTTTTAACTTCTTTAGTGCCAACAATTGCTCTGCAATCAGTGGATACAGGCCTGGATAGAATTGGCTCAGGATTGGCTAAAACTAGAATTGAAATAATGGGTAATAACATACCAGGACTTTCAATAGAAAGAGAAAATATATTTTATAGTAGAGATGATATTGCCAGTAGAAGCCTTGTTGAATTACAGGAGTTGATAAGGCTTATTAATCAGAACTCATTTGTAGATGTTAACTTAATAGATATTAACTTTTCTGTTGATGTCGAGGATTCTATAGAGGTAGCCCTTATAGAAAAACTGGAGATACAGAATGAAGATGAGATATATCCTGGAGATGATCTGGATATTAAGATTGCTTTAAGGCCATACAGGCAGGATTCCTTTGATTTTGAATTCACTGTCTCGCTGCCTGATGATATGGAACCAGGGCCAACAAGTATGTCAGTTATAAGTGGTGATAGTTTTGGTTATTATGGCTTTGGGAGTAATGATTTTGATTTTTATGAAGAAGAAAGTTTGAGTACAACAGCTGCTGGATTTACCAGTTTTGAAGAACAGATTGAGGCTTTTCTTGATAGGCCTCAAAATAATGATCTTGTTCTTGAAATATATCCTGGTTTTCCGGCTGCGCCTGGCTTTGAAGAAGAGGAAGAACCAGAACCAGATATGGAAGAACCAGAGACAGAAGATGAAAATGATGAACGGCCTGGTCCTGAAAACCAGGAAACACCTGAAGAGGTTCCAGTGGATGAGATTGAAGAAGATCCATTAAGGGAAGTTATTGAAACTGATTATGTTTTAGAGGGCAATCTATATCTTGATTTTATGATTGAAGACCCGGACCAGGAAAGTGATGAGGAATATAGAGATTATGATGGTTATGAATCATTTAGAAATTCAAATAGAGCAACATCTGCTGATACTGATTCGTTTAACCCGGGGCGAAATTAA